ATGACACTGCACTTGCCAAAGGGGCCTatatctgagggcaggtctacactacggctgggatcgatgctctgagatcgatccactggAGGTTGATTTAacaggtctagtaaagaccccccaaatcgacagcagattgCTCTTCAGTCGACCCCGTACTCTACCCccgacaagaagagtaaggtaagtcgacgggagagtttctccagtcaaccccccgcagtgtagaccctgcggtaactcgacctacagtacgttgactccagctatgttattcatgtagctggagttgcatcgcctaggtcgacttaccgcggtagtgtagacatagcctcagttccCACATGTCTGTGCTAATTTCGATGGAAGAAATGGGGCCAGAGATTCCAAGGTGTTAGcatgaccctgtcactgtccaacacGAAACAGTTCAACACAGGCCGGGGCTCCGAGGGCAGAGACCTCGGCCTGCTTAGTCCCATGGCAATGACCACCCTTAAAAATCAGtgtaaccttttattaaagagacaggaaaagaagggaaaatgATCCAGCCTTTGAAATGTGAACTATTAAGGGAGATTTTTGTTGTAACAACATCCCTTGTCCCCTTTCCCTTTCACTGGAGAGAGTTCTAGCCGTTTGACAATCCTTCGGCTGGTATTACAGAGGGTATTAAACTGTCCATTTGCGGGAATAGACAAAAGTTGAGCTGAGATGGGCTGAAGCTGTTGTTGCTAGAATCTGCTCCTGCTTCCTTTAAGACAGAACAAGACAAACACACTCAAGACAGGAAAGGAAAGAACAGCcgagagagaaaatgcagcttctgtctctagcGTTAACTCGCACTCACAAACTCACTGTTGGAGAAACACAGGCCCAGCACATGGTCCCATCAGCCACTCCGAGACCTTGGGCcagtttagggcattgcttttagctgcctctctggtcatGGGCTCACAGCAgcattgcaaaatatacagtcttgggCAACTAAGCCAGACTCTcattaaacagaaggcaaaaggagagcaataggacagagaaataataaggaaggaaggaaaaggacacacggGGGGCCAGGTGGCAGCGAAGACCCAAGTCTCATGTCCCAGATTCTCTTCAGGATTTAGCCAAAGCCAGTGGAGGTGGTAGTGTCGTCTGGGTCAATCTGGCTGGACCGCACTGAGGATCAGGATGGTGCGGGCCCCACAGTGTAATGGTAGATCCCGGACTCCCAGGAGACGGTGGGGGTGGCAGACATGTTGGTAGGCCTGACTCCTTCCAGTCCACTTAGCTTCCACCATTGTGACTCCCCACCAAAGACTCTTTTTCAGGACCCTAAAAGAGAATGATGGGGGggaacagcccctcccctcattattttgtccaccaattaagcCAAATTTCCAACAAGTCTGTTTTGCTCCATTCCTTTCTGGTTCCATTCTCCTCTTATTTACCAGGCACGCTCTCAGCACACTCCTTGGGTGGTATTGGTTGGCCATtgtgtttggactaattcagtctgccTTTAATTTTCCTGCCTTTCATAAATAATTGTATGTAGTTGGCTGAGTTGGACATCTGTTACCTTGGACAACTtaacactgtgtgtgtgcagtgcccagcatgaTGGGGcccagatctgtgtgtgtcataactataaagggaagggtaacagctctcctgtgtacagtactataaaatccctcctggccagagactccaaaatccttttacctgtaaagggttaagaagctcaggtaacctggctgacacctgacccaaaggaccaataaggggacaagatactttcaaatcttggggggggaaaggcttttgtttgtgctctttgttttgggggttgttcgctcttgggactgagagggaccagacatcaatccaggttctccacatctttctaaacaagtctctcctatttcaaacttgtaagtaaacagccaggcaaggcgtgttagtttttatctttgttttctcaacttgtaaatgtacattttactagagtgtttatctctgtttgctgtattttgaacctgaggctaggggggagtcctctgagctctttaagttttattaccctgtaaagttattttccatactgatttcacagagatgatttttacctttttctttaattaaaagccttctttttaagaacctgattgatttttccttgtttttagatccaagggggttggatctgtattcaccaggagttggtgaaaggaaggaggggggatggttaatttctccttgttttaagatcctaggggggttggaactgtattcaccaggagttggtggaaggaaggagggggggatggttaatttctccttgttttaagatccaaggggtttggatctgtattcaccagggaattggtgaatgcctctcaaggctacccagggaagggaattagctttgggatggtggcagcagaccagatctaagctggtagttaagcttagaagtcttcatgcaggcccccacatttgtaccctaaagttcaaagtggggaagcagccttgacagtgtgtctgtgcagcgcccggtgcgacggggccctgatctcagtcactatgtgtctgggcagcgcccggtataaaggggccctgatctctggcactttgtgtctgtgcagcgcccggtgcGACAGGGctctgatctcggtcactgtgtgtctgtgccgcGCCCGGTGCGACAGGGctctgatctcggtcactgtgtgtctgtgcagcgcccgatGCGACGGGGgtctgatctcggtcactgtgtgtctgtgcagtatCTGACAttacagggccctgatcttggttgggtcTCATAAGTGTATCTGTAATACATATAATGAAAATAATGCTAGCTGGGGGAGCAAAGCAGGTGTGTTGATTTATAACAATTGATACCCACGTAGGAATTTCCTTTCCCCTGTATCGAAGGATCCATCACTTCTTTGTGGTTAAATTGGAGGATTTCCTTTTTGCTCTTTGAACCCTCCATAAGTAGCAGGCAGGCAAGAAGAGGAGGCAAACACACACTGACAGGAACAAGAAGAGGCCAACCTTCCAAGAGGAGACTTTGGGGAAAAACTCATctgcaaaaggaagaaagaagagaccTCATGTTAGTCTTCTGCAACATGCAaaggcaaataaacaaacaaaacaattggACATGGGCCCTGTTTTGTCTCCTTCATGATGCATGAAAAAGCCCTCAGTGCTATTTTCTAAAAGTTGtttattttctccctttttgtttttaaagcattcaAACCCCAGAAATATTGAATTCAGGTTTTCCGCACTGGACCTCTCTTTGGAGAACCCAGGGATGTGGGCTGAGAGTTTTGGCAATTCTTGAATAATAGGGTGCCCAACAAAGAGGGGTTTTGCTTGGGCATTTGAGTCCTAGAACTAAATAATGGTGGCATTTTCAATATGGCCTAGTGAATATAATTGTATTTCATTTTTTCATTTCAGTGGCACCTAAAGGCCCCAAGTAAGATCAGGGCCACGTCACGTtgggcgctgtacagacacacagtgaccaagatcagagccccgtcacgccgggtgctgcccagatgAACGGTAATCAAGATCAAGGCCCGATAGCtctgggtgctgcacaaacacacatggtgaccgagatcagggccccatcgcgcTGGGCACTGAACAGACACAcggtgactgagatcagggccccatcatgccgggtgctgcacagacacgcaGTAAAAGACAATCACTGCCCCAAAGTTCTCACAGTCTATCAATGCCAATCTGGACCCAGGTCTGTGTCCTGGTTCCATTAGCAGCTCACGTGAGATGAGAATGGCTGAGACTTTCTCCGGGCCAGGTGAGCCGGGTCTGATGACACAAATCAGTGTTGGGGCCGACTGCTCAGTCACTACCACGGAGCTGGAGACATCAAAGAGGTCCTGGTTTATGGAGATTTTTTCCTCCTTAGATGGGGTCAGTCTCTCCCTGTGGCCATTTCTCCAGAGCACCTTTGGCTTCGGGTACCACCCCACAGAGAGACATGTCACGTTCATCTGCTTGCCGTCATATCCACCAATATGGAGGAGGGGGTCCGAGCCGGAGCCTGGGGGAGAGAAATCAACATGAATTCTCCCTTGATTTCATGCTATCCTCATTCCTGATCCCCTTATGGACTGCCCCGGAGAGTGGGGTTCTGAGAGCTGGGGAGAGCTGATGGCTGGGTACTGGAGCTGAGACATTGACACTGAAAATAGGGGGCACATATCTGCCATTGCAGGGCATCCTCTATGGAAGGAGGCTCTGTCGGGCTGTCAcaacccaatggccccctccccttAGGGAGTCCCCTGGGAAGGTAGATCAGCACTGTATATTGCTaatgctgttgcaagcatcgcaaagcattttggggagggttaaaggtgtgtgagtggagagtggaagtttcctttgtaggttacaAGAGGTTGAGaaggggggaagaagaagaaaagaccaGAGAACAAGTTAACTCAACACTGCAGCTAGTAAGCTCAGTCcgaagataagacgctggccctGGCCCAAGGTCATGGGCTAGACGAGAAATCTACAGATGCCCAGCCATGAGAGGATGAGAACTAAGTTGAGCAGAGCTGCAGAAATAGCAGCGAGAACAGTGAGAGAGAATGAGATGCAGAGCTGCAGAGATAGCAGTAAGAACAGTGAGAGCGAATGAGGCGGTGACAGTGAAGGCCAACAGGAGGGAAAACAAAGTCTCCAGAGCCAGTGTGTTTTGGGCAGCCAAGAAGGCCACAGAAAGCCGGTTTGGACTGGCACaaagatttatgaggagaggctgagggaactgggactgtttagtctgcagaagagaagaatgaggggggatttgatagctgctttcaactacctgaaagggggttccaaagaggatggatctagactgttctcagtggtaccagatgacagaacaatgagtaatggtctcaagttgcagtgggagaggtttaggttggatattaggaaaaactttttcactaggagggtggtgaagcactggaatgggttatctagggaggtggtggaatgtccttccttagaggtttttaaggtcaggcttgacaaagccatggctgggatgatttagttgggaattggtcctgctttgagcaggggtttggactagatgacctcctgaggtcccttccaaccctgatattctatgattctatgattctatgaaagagacCCAGGAACGGAGGTCGCGGAATGGAACACCACCGAGgagccaggacttaaaaccctcctgagagctggagcaatttGGAGAGCACAGCAGATCCTTggatggcctgggcccaggacagcactcccgtccacctcttccccacccttcTTCTGATGTTACACCCAGACTTGGCCAGTCTGGGtcgtgtgtgtgtgagcatgaAAGTGGGTTATGGCTTGGGGCattaatgctttctttcttcccctgagtgacgTGGGAGcgttcccagcactctctgctgttattttattattttatttaataaagctttaaaatttagacacttggtgtgcctcatcatctcctccccaaaaagatcctgtggccccagcctgatCAACTGTGGCCCCAGACagattggtaacaaaaatctgtcacagGACTCCTGGGgagcccacatgctcagggtccttATATGCAGCCTGGGCGTCTCTGCCCCACAGGCTCTGCTTTGGTTCAGCCAGCTGGGCTGGACGGAGGAGTCACTGGGGGAGATTTTCTGGCCTGTGACTGCAGCAGGCTTTATGGGCTGGTCCCCCCCAgtccatccctcccttccccagagccACGCAGGCTGAAtccagcctctccccaccccaggatcACTCACTCGTCACATGGAGCTCCAGTGTGGCGTTGCCAACGGTGTTGTTGGACTGGAAGTCACAGAGGTAGCGCCCTTCATCCTGCAGGGTGAGGTTCCAGATCCGCAGGGCCAGGCTGCCTTTCTGGATCCCGTCCCGCAGGAGCTCCGTCCTGCCCCGGTACCTCTCACCCTGCACCTCGCTCCCGTTCGGAAGGTACACATGGATGTCCTGGCCTACCCAGCTCCATTTCACCTGCATGGCCTGGGCGCTGAGCGCGGGGGAGaggtggcagggcagcagcacgGTGCCCCCCAGCGGGGCGGAGAGGGGGCCGGCAGGAGCCAGCACCTGGAAATTCactggggaaaggggcagagagaCAAGCCTGGGGTCAGAGGGGAGCGGTGGGAAGCAGCTTCGTCTCTGACatagcccagcccccagccccaccacccagcccGGAGACCCTAGCGGATCCTGGATAGAGGGGCTGAGAGAGAGCTGTGAgcaggggttggggagggaagggtggaggCATGTGTATAGGGATGGATGAATGGGGGAGATGGATGGAAGAAGTGTATATTGATGGATTGGGGAGAGGACAGATGTATGGAGGAGGAGTGTATATGGAGAAGGATGGAGGAGTGTATATGGAGAAGGATTGAGGGGTGTGGGGATAAATGATGGATAGATGGATGCATGGAgcagtgtgtgtatggggaggccTGGATGTAAtgaatggatggaggggtgtgtatcgggatggagggaaggatgtggggggttggatggaagAAAGGATGGGACAGATGGAGGGGTGTAtatgggaatggatggatggatggatgtgggggatggatggatgaaggagTGTTtattgggatggatggatggatggatggatggatggatggatggatggatggatggatggatggatggatggatggatagaggggtgtgtatggggatggttgtgggtggatggatggaggggtgtgtatggagatggatgtggggagatggatggatggatggatggatggaggggtttgtatggggatggatgtggggggatggatggaggggtgtgtatggggatggatatggggggatggatggaggggtgtgtatggggatggatgtggggggatggatagaggggtgtgtatggggatggatgtggggggatggatggaggggtgtgtatggggatggatgtggggggatggatgggaggGGATAGATGTGGGGGGATGGACAGTGACTCCATTTGTCACACGTTACTGTGCATATGAGTGAGCGCTAGATCCTGCGCTCTGACCCCCGAGCCCAGTGCATTACCAGGGCAGTCACCCCAGACTGTTCCCGCCATACGTGAGAGCCAGCTGGGGCCCCGTGACCATGCAGCACCATTAAGGACAGAGCCTCTGTCACGAAGTGTgcggggagacaaggccctgcactccggcttcctgcgattcaccatgactctcagccagccagtaaagcagaaggtttatttagatgacaggaacatggtccaAGACAGGTCTTTCAGGTACAAACAACAGGGCCTCCTTAGTTTGGTCCAGCTAGGGGCCCCAGGGACACCACAGCCCcgttggggggtcagagccccatctgggctccaCTCCATttcaccagccagctccaaaaaaaccctcactccctccagcatctctcactcagcctcttcccagctcctcccccagcctttgtccagttttccaggcagaggtgtcacctggcctccaacctccttcctgggttctcatgttacgtgCTCAGGTATCCtgcctcaaggccagtctcccatcccccaatgcagaccgtcccagccaaactcccctgcaaccttccccggccaacactccccactcagcatttaaaaagaacaggagtacttgtggcaccttagagactaacaaatttattagagcataagctttcgtgggctacaacccacttcttcggatgcatacggtagcccacgaaagcttatgctctaataaatttgttagtctctaaggtgccacaagtactcctgttctttttgaggatacagactaacacggctgctaccctgaaacctgtcagcatttaaagaccacattaagaacagtcccagtttgtcacagcCTCCTTACCGGCCACTGCAGCCTGAATGTGCAGGAGGAGGACGGCTGAGAGCAGGGCAGCGCTGGAGTGTGGGTGACGggatcccagcatctggcaaggCAGCTCTTCCTGGCCTCAGGGCTGGACAGGAGCTGATGAACTATGGGGAAGCCAAGGagacaagtagggtgaccagaca
The window above is part of the Chrysemys picta bellii isolate R12L10 chromosome 12, ASM1138683v2, whole genome shotgun sequence genome. Proteins encoded here:
- the LOC101936974 gene encoding butyrophilin subfamily 3 member A2-like isoform X2 — protein: MLGSRHPHSSAALLSAVLLLHIQAAVAVNFQVLAPAGPLSAPLGGTVLLPCHLSPALSAQAMQVKWSWVGQDIHVYLPNGSEVQGERYRGRTELLRDGIQKGSLALRIWNLTLQDEGRYLCDFQSNNTVGNATLELHVTSSGSDPLLHIGGYDGKQMNVTCLSVGWYPKPKVLWRNGHRERLTPSKEEKISINQDLFDVSSSVVVTEQSAPTLICVIRPGSPGPEKVSAILISHEFFPKVSSWKVGLFLFLSVCVCLLFLPACYLWRVQRAKRKSSNLTTKK
- the LOC101936974 gene encoding butyrophilin subfamily 3 member A2-like isoform X1, producing MLGSRHPHSSAALLSAVLLLHIQAAVAVNFQVLAPAGPLSAPLGGTVLLPCHLSPALSAQAMQVKWSWVGQDIHVYLPNGSEVQGERYRGRTELLRDGIQKGSLALRIWNLTLQDEGRYLCDFQSNNTVGNATLELHVTSSGSDPLLHIGGYDGKQMNVTCLSVGWYPKPKVLWRNGHRERLTPSKEEKISINQDLFDVSSSVVVTEQSAPTLICVIRPGSPGPEKVSAILISRELLMEPGHRPGSRLALIDYEFFPKVSSWKVGLFLFLSVCVCLLFLPACYLWRVQRAKRKSSNLTTKK